In Nonomuraea sp. NBC_00507, the following are encoded in one genomic region:
- a CDS encoding DUF2087 domain-containing protein yields the protein MSDEEIRRVLGLLYQDDTLRAFASLVLGDAEGLSPKTLGKLAAGGLAACDESGKWRATPERFKELLRARAEPAEELTAEERVLRTFLVDGRLTTLAMRRDKRLVVLRYIATVFEPGVRYPEKDVNVALRAFHDDYAALRRYLVDEGLLSREDNLYWRSGGPVHL from the coding sequence GTGAGCGACGAAGAGATCAGGCGCGTCCTCGGACTGCTCTACCAGGACGACACGTTGCGGGCCTTCGCCTCCTTGGTGCTCGGCGACGCCGAGGGGCTCTCCCCCAAGACGCTCGGGAAACTCGCCGCCGGCGGGCTGGCGGCGTGCGACGAGAGCGGCAAGTGGCGGGCCACGCCCGAGCGATTCAAGGAGCTGCTGCGGGCGCGGGCCGAGCCGGCCGAGGAGCTGACCGCCGAGGAGCGGGTGTTGCGCACGTTCCTGGTGGACGGGCGGCTGACGACCCTGGCGATGCGGCGTGACAAGCGCCTCGTCGTGCTGCGCTACATCGCCACGGTGTTCGAGCCGGGGGTGCGTTACCCCGAGAAGGACGTGAACGTGGCGCTGCGGGCCTTCCACGACGACTACGCGGCGCTGCGGCGGTATCTGGTGGACGAGGGGCTGCTGTCCAGGGAGGACAACCTCTACTGGCGCAGCGGCGGCCCCGTGCATCTTTAG
- a CDS encoding DEAD/DEAH box helicase, translating into MESVTLLVDRLPEEIDAEPDAIFDAFVAWNAERGLTLYPAQEEALIEVVSGSNLILATPTGSGKSLVAAGAHFAALTRDQRTFYTAPIKALVSEKFFDLCAIFGTENVGMMTGDASVNPGAPIICCTAEILANVALRDGAAADIGQVVMDEFHFYAEPDRGWAWQVPLLELPNVQFILMSATLGDMAMFERDLTRRTGRATSVVKHAERPVPLVYSYRMTPLHETLEEMLKTGQAPVYVVHFTQAAAMERAQALMSINMATKAEKEAIATMIGGFRFTTRFGRALSRLVRHGIGVHHAGMLPKYRRLVERLAQAGLLKVICGTDTLGVGVNVPIRTVLFTALSKYDGNKVRRLRAREFHQIAGRAGRAGFDTIGYVACQAPEHDIENAKALAKIGDDPKRRRGYARKKPPEGFVGWSEDTFQKLQEAEPEPLSSRFKVTNAMLLAVINRPGDCFQAMKHLLTDNHEDRKWQRRHISQAIAIYRSLLAGGIVEQFREPDEQGRRARLTIDLQEDFALNQALSTFALAAFDLLDRESPSYALDMVSIVESILDDPRQILSAQLKKARGEAVAQMKADGIEYEERMEQLAEVMYPMPLEDLLLGAYETYRRGHPWVGDYTVSPKSVIRDMYERAMTFGEYIQFYELARSEGTVLRYLADAYRTLSRTVPEHLKTDDLVDLIEWLGELVRQVDSSLIDEWEKLTNPAEALEQQEQLEAKVRPVTANPRAFRVLVRNAMFRLVELCALEKEEELEELAPDVDWGAALDAYYADHEEIFTDADARGPALLRIEEESGFWKLRQTIKDPAGDGDWGIDAQVDLAASDEEGRAVLHVQGLNRL; encoded by the coding sequence ATAGAGAGCGTGACCCTACTCGTTGACCGCCTCCCCGAAGAGATCGATGCCGAGCCCGACGCCATCTTCGACGCGTTCGTCGCGTGGAACGCCGAGCGCGGGCTCACGCTCTATCCGGCCCAGGAGGAGGCGCTCATCGAGGTCGTCTCCGGCAGCAACCTGATCCTGGCCACGCCGACGGGGTCGGGCAAGTCGCTGGTCGCCGCGGGCGCCCACTTCGCGGCGCTGACGCGCGACCAGCGCACGTTCTACACCGCGCCGATCAAGGCGCTGGTGTCGGAGAAGTTCTTCGACCTGTGCGCGATCTTCGGCACGGAGAACGTCGGCATGATGACCGGTGACGCCAGCGTCAACCCGGGCGCGCCGATCATCTGCTGCACCGCCGAGATCCTGGCCAACGTGGCGCTGCGCGACGGCGCCGCCGCCGACATCGGCCAAGTCGTGATGGACGAGTTCCACTTCTACGCCGAGCCCGACCGCGGCTGGGCCTGGCAAGTGCCGTTGCTGGAGCTGCCGAACGTGCAGTTCATCCTCATGTCGGCGACGCTCGGCGACATGGCGATGTTCGAGCGGGACCTGACCCGGCGCACCGGCCGGGCGACGTCGGTGGTCAAGCACGCCGAGCGGCCCGTGCCGCTGGTCTACTCCTACCGGATGACCCCACTGCACGAGACGCTGGAGGAGATGCTCAAGACCGGGCAGGCCCCGGTCTACGTCGTGCACTTCACCCAGGCCGCCGCCATGGAACGGGCCCAGGCGCTGATGTCGATCAACATGGCGACGAAGGCCGAAAAAGAGGCGATCGCCACGATGATCGGCGGCTTCCGCTTCACGACCAGGTTCGGGCGGGCGCTGTCGCGGCTGGTCCGCCACGGCATCGGCGTGCACCACGCCGGCATGTTGCCGAAATACCGCCGCCTGGTGGAGCGGCTGGCGCAGGCGGGCCTGCTGAAGGTCATCTGCGGCACCGACACGCTGGGCGTCGGCGTCAACGTGCCGATCAGGACGGTGTTGTTCACGGCGCTGTCCAAATACGACGGCAACAAGGTGCGCCGGCTGCGCGCCCGCGAGTTCCACCAGATCGCCGGAAGGGCCGGCCGGGCCGGCTTCGACACGATCGGCTACGTGGCCTGCCAGGCCCCCGAGCACGACATCGAGAACGCCAAGGCCCTCGCCAAGATCGGTGACGATCCGAAGCGGCGGCGCGGCTACGCCCGTAAGAAGCCGCCCGAGGGGTTCGTCGGGTGGAGCGAGGACACATTCCAGAAGTTGCAGGAGGCCGAGCCCGAGCCGCTCTCCTCGCGCTTCAAGGTCACCAACGCGATGTTGCTGGCGGTCATCAACCGGCCGGGCGACTGCTTCCAGGCGATGAAGCACCTGCTGACCGACAACCACGAGGACCGCAAGTGGCAGCGGCGGCACATCAGCCAGGCCATCGCCATCTACCGGTCGCTGCTGGCCGGCGGCATCGTCGAGCAGTTCCGCGAGCCCGACGAGCAGGGCCGCAGGGCCCGGCTGACGATCGATTTGCAGGAGGACTTCGCGCTCAACCAGGCGCTGTCGACGTTCGCGCTGGCGGCCTTCGACCTGCTGGATCGCGAGTCGCCGTCGTACGCGCTCGACATGGTCTCGATCGTGGAGTCCATCCTCGACGACCCGCGCCAGATCCTGTCGGCCCAGCTGAAGAAGGCCAGGGGCGAGGCGGTCGCGCAGATGAAGGCCGACGGCATCGAGTACGAGGAGCGAATGGAGCAGCTGGCGGAGGTCATGTACCCGATGCCGCTGGAGGACCTGCTGCTCGGCGCCTACGAGACCTACCGGCGCGGCCACCCGTGGGTCGGCGACTACACCGTCAGCCCGAAGTCCGTGATCCGCGACATGTACGAGCGGGCGATGACGTTCGGCGAATACATCCAGTTCTACGAGCTGGCCCGCTCCGAGGGCACGGTGCTGCGTTACCTGGCCGACGCCTACCGGACGCTGTCGCGCACGGTGCCCGAGCATCTCAAGACCGACGACCTGGTGGACCTGATCGAGTGGCTGGGCGAGCTGGTACGACAGGTCGACTCGTCGCTGATCGACGAGTGGGAGAAGCTGACCAACCCGGCCGAGGCGCTGGAGCAGCAGGAGCAGCTCGAGGCCAAGGTGCGCCCGGTCACGGCCAACCCGCGAGCCTTCCGCGTGCTGGTGCGCAACGCCATGTTCCGGCTGGTCGAGCTGTGTGCCCTGGAGAAGGAAGAGGAGCTGGAGGAGCTCGCTCCGGACGTGGACTGGGGTGCGGCGCTGGACGCCTACTACGCCGACCACGAGGAGATCTTCACCGATGCGGACGCGCGCGGGCCCGCGCTGCTGCGGATCGAGGAGGAGAGCGGGTTCTGGAAGCTACGCCAGACGATCAAGGACCCGGCCGGCGATGGGGACTGGGGCATCGACGCCCAGGTGGACCTGGCCGCGTCAGATGAGGAGGGCCGGGCCGTCCTGCACGTGCAGGGGCTCAACCGGCTCTAA
- a CDS encoding acyltransferase family protein: MTVLLDRPVAVAAESRAKPAARDPFIDLLRVLGMALIVFQHWTIPVLSYEGVRLTTGNALATPGVWVVTWLSQVMPLVFFAGGAANAISFGRSAAGAPLWVAARLRRLVWPLLPLAAVWIPLPHVLLTLGVPEQPLEVGARLTGQLLWFLAVYLIAVVATPYALRLHERHGWRVPAALAAGAVVTDVARFSAGFEAVGFMNVVFVWLAVHQLGFFYADGRLRHAWALAAGGFGVAALLVAYGPYPGSMIGLPGAEVSNMAPPTLAMLAVGTGQVGLAVLLRPWLVRLRTRRLLAWAGPRIMTMYLWHMPALFAVTGVVVVLLGIDTPAPGSAFWWAGWPLWFGLLCLVMWPLMKVFARFETPPALPYGMSGWGGTLAAAALAGGGVLTLTVGGFAPGGGPFLAVLAVLGGLLMTAPRARV, from the coding sequence ATGACCGTCCTGCTGGACCGCCCCGTAGCCGTGGCCGCGGAGTCGCGCGCCAAGCCGGCTGCGCGGGACCCGTTCATCGATCTGCTGCGCGTGCTGGGCATGGCGCTCATCGTGTTCCAGCACTGGACGATTCCCGTGTTGTCCTATGAAGGAGTCCGGCTGACCACGGGGAACGCGCTGGCGACCCCGGGCGTGTGGGTGGTGACCTGGCTCAGCCAGGTGATGCCGCTGGTGTTCTTCGCGGGTGGCGCGGCGAACGCGATCAGCTTCGGCCGCTCGGCCGCGGGCGCTCCGCTGTGGGTGGCGGCGCGGTTGCGGCGGCTGGTCTGGCCGCTGCTGCCGCTGGCGGCCGTGTGGATTCCGCTCCCCCACGTGCTGCTCACCTTGGGGGTGCCCGAGCAGCCGCTGGAGGTAGGGGCGCGGCTGACCGGCCAGCTGTTGTGGTTCCTCGCCGTCTACCTGATCGCCGTCGTGGCCACGCCGTACGCGCTGCGCCTGCACGAGCGTCACGGCTGGCGGGTGCCCGCGGCGCTGGCGGCCGGGGCGGTCGTGACGGACGTGGCGCGGTTCTCGGCCGGGTTCGAGGCTGTGGGCTTCATGAACGTGGTGTTCGTGTGGCTGGCCGTGCACCAGCTGGGCTTCTTCTACGCCGACGGGCGGCTGCGCCATGCGTGGGCGCTGGCCGCGGGCGGGTTCGGGGTGGCGGCGCTGCTGGTGGCGTACGGGCCGTACCCGGGCAGCATGATCGGGCTGCCGGGCGCCGAGGTGTCGAACATGGCGCCGCCCACGCTGGCCATGCTGGCCGTGGGCACCGGGCAGGTCGGCCTCGCCGTGCTGCTGCGGCCGTGGCTGGTACGGCTGCGCACGCGCCGGCTGCTGGCCTGGGCGGGACCGCGCATCATGACGATGTACCTGTGGCACATGCCGGCCCTGTTCGCGGTGACCGGCGTGGTGGTGGTGCTGCTGGGGATCGACACGCCGGCGCCGGGCAGCGCGTTCTGGTGGGCCGGGTGGCCGCTCTGGTTCGGGCTGTTGTGCCTGGTCATGTGGCCGCTGATGAAGGTGTTCGCCAGGTTCGAGACGCCGCCCGCGCTGCCGTACGGCATGAGCGGGTGGGGCGGCACGCTCGCGGCGGCGGCGCTGGCCGGCGGCGGGGTGCTGACGCTGACCGTCGGCGGTTTCGCGCCCGGCGGCGGCCCGTTCCTGGCCGTGCTGGCCGTGCTCGGCGGGCTCCTCATGACGGCGCCGCGGGCCAGGGTGTAG
- a CDS encoding sensor histidine kinase, with protein MRSLTRRVLLDTRYTLVGFPTAVIGFVLMIAGFSAGVGTAVVWIGVPLLAGTLMVARGFADAERGWLSDVLKRPPVRPRYKPAPPGAGRFRRLINPLTSGQSWLDLLHGILNFPFAILSFVLTVVFWAIPLAGLTWPLYGFITMRIPGNTELPELLGLGDGYVVNSVFYLSIGLVFTLLMPIMVRGAALIRAGLGRALLTGVAELQERIDDLAEGRAAAVSAEANALRKLERDIHDGPQQRLVSLAMELSRAQRQLAKDPEAAQATIKSAISATRETLDELRALSRGIAPPILSDRGLAPALAALAGRCTVPVDLDVQTVERYQAAVENAIYFVCAETLTNVAKHSRATMCTVRLQRLGDVLMLTIGDDGVGGAHVAKGHGLAGLADRLRAVDGELTVQSPDGGPTLIVAEVPCG; from the coding sequence ATGCGCTCCCTGACAAGGCGTGTCCTCCTCGACACCCGCTACACGCTGGTCGGCTTTCCCACGGCCGTCATCGGCTTCGTCCTCATGATCGCCGGCTTCTCGGCAGGCGTGGGCACCGCGGTCGTGTGGATCGGCGTGCCGCTGCTGGCCGGCACGCTGATGGTCGCCCGCGGCTTCGCGGACGCGGAGCGCGGCTGGCTGTCCGACGTGCTCAAGCGGCCCCCCGTCCGCCCGCGCTACAAGCCCGCCCCGCCCGGCGCGGGCCGCTTCCGCCGGCTGATCAACCCGCTGACGAGCGGCCAGTCCTGGCTCGACCTGCTGCACGGCATCCTGAACTTCCCGTTCGCGATCCTGTCGTTCGTGCTCACGGTCGTGTTCTGGGCGATCCCTCTGGCCGGGCTGACGTGGCCGCTGTACGGGTTCATCACCATGCGGATCCCCGGCAACACGGAGCTGCCCGAACTGCTCGGCCTCGGCGACGGCTACGTCGTCAACTCGGTCTTCTACCTCTCCATCGGCCTGGTCTTCACGCTGCTCATGCCGATCATGGTGCGCGGGGCCGCGCTGATCAGGGCCGGGCTCGGGCGGGCGCTGCTGACCGGGGTGGCCGAGCTGCAGGAGCGCATCGACGACCTGGCCGAGGGCCGCGCCGCCGCCGTGTCCGCCGAGGCCAACGCGCTGCGCAAGCTGGAGCGCGACATCCACGACGGGCCGCAGCAGCGGCTGGTGTCGCTGGCCATGGAGCTGTCCAGGGCGCAGCGGCAGCTGGCCAAGGACCCCGAGGCCGCGCAGGCCACGATCAAGTCGGCGATCAGCGCCACCCGCGAGACGCTCGACGAGCTGCGGGCGCTCTCACGCGGCATCGCCCCGCCCATCCTGTCCGACCGCGGGCTCGCGCCCGCGCTCGCCGCCCTGGCCGGGCGGTGCACCGTACCCGTCGATCTGGACGTGCAGACCGTCGAGCGCTACCAGGCCGCCGTCGAGAACGCCATCTACTTCGTCTGCGCCGAGACCCTCACCAACGTGGCCAAACACAGTCGCGCGACCATGTGCACCGTGCGGCTGCAGCGCCTGGGCGACGTGCTCATGCTCACGATCGGGGATGATGGGGTCGGCGGCGCGCACGTCGCCAAGGGACATGGTCTCGCCGGGCTGGCCGACCGGCTCCGCGCCGTCGACGGGGAGCTGACCGTGCAGTCGCCGGACGGCGGGCCGACGTTGATCGTGGCGGAGGTGCCGTGCGGGTAG
- a CDS encoding response regulator transcription factor, with protein MRVVVADDAVLIREGLVRLLEEFGCEVVATVGDGDGLVAAIAEHKPDVSVVDVRMPPSFTDEGLKAAVEARRRVPGAPVLILSQYVEVSYADDLLADARGAVGYLLKDRVVDVEEFLEGLRRVAAGGTVFDPQVVSQLMVRRRKDDPLAQLTPREREVLGLMAEGKSNPAIGRQLVISDGAVEKHIRSIFNKLGLYAEDGDQHRRVLAVLTYLRS; from the coding sequence GTGCGGGTAGTCGTGGCCGATGACGCGGTTCTGATCAGGGAGGGCCTGGTCAGGCTCCTGGAGGAGTTCGGCTGCGAGGTGGTCGCGACCGTCGGGGACGGCGACGGCCTCGTCGCGGCGATCGCCGAGCACAAGCCCGACGTGTCGGTGGTCGACGTGCGGATGCCGCCGTCGTTCACCGACGAGGGGCTCAAGGCGGCGGTCGAGGCGCGGCGCAGGGTGCCGGGCGCACCCGTGCTGATCCTGTCTCAGTACGTCGAGGTCTCCTACGCCGACGACCTGCTCGCCGACGCCCGCGGCGCGGTGGGCTATCTGCTGAAGGATCGGGTCGTGGACGTCGAGGAGTTCCTGGAGGGCCTGCGGCGGGTCGCCGCAGGCGGGACCGTGTTCGACCCGCAGGTGGTGTCCCAGTTGATGGTGCGCAGGCGCAAGGACGACCCGTTGGCGCAGCTGACGCCGCGCGAGCGCGAGGTGCTGGGGCTGATGGCCGAGGGGAAGTCCAATCCGGCCATCGGGCGGCAACTCGTGATCAGTGACGGAGCCGTCGAGAAGCACATCAGGAGCATCTTCAACAAGCTCGGTCTCTACGCGGAGGACGGCGACCAGCATCGCCGGGTTCTGGCCGTCCTGACCTACCTGCGTTCCTGA
- the mihF gene encoding integration host factor, actinobacterial type, translating into MALPTLTPEQRQAALAKAAEARAARTALLAKVKAGEMTFSQLLERDDDIAKKIKVSQALRAVKGVGPAKATALMEEAGVDEKRRLGGLGAQQRKKLVEALG; encoded by the coding sequence ATGGCACTTCCCACTCTCACCCCCGAGCAGCGGCAAGCGGCGCTGGCCAAGGCCGCCGAGGCCCGCGCCGCCCGCACGGCGCTGCTGGCGAAGGTCAAGGCCGGCGAGATGACGTTCTCGCAGCTGCTGGAGCGCGACGACGACATCGCGAAGAAGATCAAGGTGTCTCAGGCGCTGCGCGCGGTCAAGGGCGTCGGCCCGGCCAAGGCCACCGCGCTGATGGAGGAGGCGGGCGTCGACGAGAAGCGCCGCCTCGGCGGCCTGGGCGCCCAGCAGCGCAAGAAGCTGGTCGAGGCGCTCGGCTAA
- a CDS encoding GlcG/HbpS family heme-binding protein, which yields MNLELALRMTEAALRQAIREGASISVAVVDEGGNLVSFQRMDGAEISGPALAAGKAYTSVALRRDTSDVARHLTRGGELAGLPRERFVAVGGGIPLWADYGEGERVVGGVGVSGGSVAQDVVCAEAAAVVWRTR from the coding sequence GTGAATCTTGAGCTCGCGCTCCGCATGACCGAGGCCGCCCTGAGGCAGGCGATCAGGGAGGGCGCGTCGATCTCCGTCGCGGTCGTGGACGAGGGCGGAAATCTGGTGTCTTTCCAGCGTATGGACGGTGCGGAGATCTCGGGACCGGCGCTCGCGGCGGGCAAAGCGTACACCTCGGTGGCCCTGCGCAGGGACACCTCCGACGTGGCCCGGCACCTCACCCGCGGAGGGGAGCTGGCAGGCCTGCCGCGCGAGCGATTTGTCGCCGTAGGAGGTGGCATCCCGCTGTGGGCGGACTACGGTGAGGGAGAACGTGTGGTCGGCGGCGTAGGAGTCAGCGGAGGCTCGGTCGCGCAGGACGTGGTGTGCGCCGAAGCGGCCGCGGTGGTGTGGCGGACACGGTGA
- a CDS encoding ROK family protein yields the protein MNGATTSGELRAHNRVRLLRAVHDCGATRTRSQLTRDLRLARGTASVLVAGLAEDELLHEEPAHEHARGRPTQVPGPHPRGPIALAADVREDAWELAACELGGRVTVLAVRPHDGTPENTLGHLGAAIAAERERLGHRVIGVGVALAGPVRHGGLVDIAHLSWRSVDVPHLLSLAPPAAAAEDRPGVAAKGAAAAAGRADTAGRADTAGRAGAVVPVVVGNDTAFAAVAEARRGRLQGVRTGLHLHVDFDLGGVLVVDGRPLGGASGAGAEFGHMPLTGGDRLCMCGAIGCWGMDVGANALLRHVGLAHGGGRGREQAEHVLATSGEAVAANARALGRGIAALVNAHDPEAVTLSGHGVELYERAGDALMAACEPGLMAIRRDHPPRIEGSALGWRGSLLGAMESVFDAFLTPEGLDRWRASHLDQGRDTPDGRNVMNSTLPGESPP from the coding sequence GTGAATGGAGCTACGACCAGCGGCGAACTCCGCGCGCACAACCGCGTCAGGCTGCTGCGTGCCGTGCACGACTGCGGCGCCACCCGCACGAGGTCACAGCTGACCCGCGACCTGCGGCTGGCCCGCGGCACCGCCTCCGTGCTGGTGGCGGGTCTGGCGGAGGACGAGCTGCTGCACGAGGAGCCTGCCCATGAGCATGCGCGGGGCCGGCCGACGCAGGTGCCGGGACCACATCCCCGCGGCCCGATCGCGCTGGCCGCCGACGTACGTGAGGACGCCTGGGAGCTGGCGGCCTGCGAGCTGGGCGGGCGTGTGACGGTCCTGGCCGTGCGCCCGCACGACGGCACGCCGGAGAACACGCTCGGGCACTTGGGCGCGGCCATCGCCGCCGAGCGCGAGCGGCTCGGGCACCGGGTGATCGGGGTCGGGGTGGCGCTCGCGGGCCCGGTCCGCCACGGCGGCCTGGTGGACATCGCTCACCTGAGCTGGCGCTCGGTCGACGTCCCGCACCTGCTCAGCCTGGCCCCGCCCGCCGCCGCAGCGGAGGACCGGCCCGGCGTCGCGGCGAAAGGCGCGGCTGCCGCCGCGGGCCGAGCGGACACCGCGGGCCGAGCGGACACCGCGGGCCGAGCGGGCGCGGTGGTGCCGGTGGTCGTGGGTAACGACACCGCGTTCGCGGCGGTGGCAGAGGCGCGGCGCGGGCGGCTGCAGGGCGTGCGGACGGGACTGCACCTGCACGTGGACTTCGACCTCGGCGGTGTGCTGGTCGTGGACGGCCGGCCCTTGGGCGGCGCGAGCGGCGCCGGCGCCGAGTTCGGGCACATGCCGCTCACCGGCGGCGACCGCCTCTGCATGTGCGGCGCGATCGGCTGCTGGGGCATGGACGTCGGCGCGAACGCCCTGCTGCGCCACGTCGGCCTGGCCCACGGCGGCGGCCGGGGCCGCGAGCAGGCCGAGCACGTGCTGGCCACGAGCGGCGAGGCGGTGGCCGCGAACGCCCGCGCCCTGGGCCGCGGCATCGCCGCCCTCGTCAACGCCCACGACCCCGAGGCGGTCACACTGTCGGGCCACGGCGTCGAGCTGTACGAGCGGGCCGGGGACGCCCTCATGGCGGCCTGCGAGCCCGGCCTCATGGCGATCCGCCGCGATCACCCGCCGCGCATCGAGGGCTCGGCCCTCGGCTGGCGCGGCTCGCTGCTGGGTGCCATGGAGTCGGTCTTCGACGCGTTCCTCACCCCGGAGGGCCTCGACCGGTGGCGCGCAAGCCACCTTGACCAGGGCCGCGACACGCCCGACGGGCGAAATGTGATGAATTCCACGTTGCCGGGGGAGAGCCCGCCATAA
- a CDS encoding MFS transporter gives MNKSLIDARRARVGVFGFFFLAGLVMGLWAAGLPSLNDRLDLGPARLGSVLLLISGGALVSMLVAGPLVDRWSSRRVCWIAGPFSGLVLLGPALASSYGALAALAVVFGIGLGVTEVAMNAHSVEVERRYGRPIISAFHGTWSLGGAAGGALTSLVLRAEVDAQVLLVVAAVVVPFLYLPAARLLLPDVPEHTSPESGAPQEGSSLRWGLIALLGLAAFAGHLSEGAAIDWAALHARWVLDTDPAAAPLAYTIFSVAMTTVRLMGDPIRARLGSVRTIQLAGLFATVGYVLVLLAPLAGEMLRVACAWTGWALAGVGLATVVPVLFSAVGAAGGRVGRALAMVTAFGYSGLLLGPAVLGYVAEASSLPVALIIPAVLAAVVTLAGMPAIRSLLRHSTPAAPIPEPVRD, from the coding sequence GTGAACAAAAGCCTCATTGATGCCAGACGTGCCCGTGTCGGAGTGTTCGGGTTCTTCTTCCTTGCCGGGTTGGTGATGGGTCTGTGGGCGGCCGGGTTGCCGTCGCTGAACGACCGGCTCGACCTCGGCCCCGCCCGGCTCGGCAGCGTCCTGCTGCTGATCTCGGGCGGGGCGCTGGTGTCGATGCTGGTGGCCGGTCCGCTGGTGGACCGGTGGTCGAGCCGGCGCGTGTGCTGGATCGCCGGGCCCTTCTCCGGCCTCGTGCTGCTCGGGCCCGCGCTCGCGTCCTCGTACGGGGCACTGGCGGCGCTCGCGGTCGTGTTCGGGATCGGGCTGGGGGTGACCGAGGTCGCCATGAACGCCCATTCCGTCGAGGTCGAGCGCCGTTACGGCCGGCCGATCATCTCCGCCTTCCACGGGACGTGGAGCCTGGGCGGGGCCGCCGGGGGTGCGCTGACCTCACTGGTCCTGCGGGCCGAAGTGGACGCTCAGGTGTTGTTGGTCGTGGCGGCAGTGGTGGTGCCGTTCCTGTACCTCCCCGCGGCGCGGCTGCTGCTCCCCGACGTGCCGGAGCACACCTCGCCCGAGTCCGGCGCCCCGCAGGAGGGCTCCTCGCTGCGGTGGGGGCTGATCGCGCTGCTGGGGCTGGCGGCCTTCGCCGGGCATCTGAGTGAAGGGGCGGCCATCGACTGGGCGGCGCTGCACGCTCGGTGGGTGCTGGATACCGATCCGGCGGCGGCGCCGCTGGCGTACACGATCTTCTCGGTGGCCATGACGACCGTGCGGCTGATGGGGGACCCGATCAGGGCCCGGCTCGGGTCCGTGCGCACCATCCAGCTGGCCGGGCTGTTCGCCACCGTCGGGTACGTGCTCGTCCTGCTCGCGCCGCTGGCCGGGGAGATGCTGCGGGTGGCGTGCGCGTGGACCGGGTGGGCGCTGGCCGGGGTGGGGCTGGCCACCGTGGTGCCGGTGTTGTTCAGCGCGGTGGGCGCGGCCGGCGGCCGGGTCGGGCGTGCCCTGGCCATGGTGACGGCCTTCGGCTACTCGGGGCTGCTGCTCGGGCCCGCCGTGCTGGGGTACGTCGCCGAGGCGTCGTCGCTGCCGGTCGCCCTCATCATCCCCGCGGTGCTGGCCGCCGTGGTGACACTCGCCGGCATGCCCGCCATCCGCTCGCTGCTCCGCCACTCGACGCCGGCCGCTCCCATCCCTGAGCCCGTACGCGACTGA
- a CDS encoding alpha/beta hydrolase family protein yields the protein MRHLLAVAAGLAVLAASACSAPTPPRSAAPSPTPAGPATLPAPTGAHPVGTTAVYMKDTSRPDPWNLDVDARELKVTLWYPAKQRDGERAPYMTPKESELAMRRYRVTGVPDDTLSKTRTNAIKDAEPTGRKLPLVVLSPGFTNPMSTLTSLAEDLASRGYVVAGIDHTYESYATTLADGRVAECIACDSDTDPGFGTGVVQGRAADVSFVLDQLRTKWDGSDRIDRSRIAMVGQSIGGASAVAAMVKDSRVRAGIDMDGTTYARIPKSGFSRPFMFLGSPQHVPGGRDSTWDRDWKLLTGWKRWIVLTGGEHQSFTDGPVVGGALGIKSPYGVLAAARAAELTRTYVAAFLDQHLKSQRQPLLDKPSPRYPEVTFCPETCGRS from the coding sequence ATGAGACACCTCCTGGCAGTCGCCGCAGGACTGGCCGTCCTCGCCGCGTCCGCCTGCTCAGCGCCCACGCCGCCCCGGTCCGCCGCCCCGTCGCCCACGCCGGCCGGCCCCGCGACCCTGCCCGCCCCCACCGGCGCCCATCCGGTCGGTACCACCGCCGTGTACATGAAGGACACTTCTCGCCCCGATCCGTGGAACCTCGACGTCGACGCCAGGGAGCTCAAGGTCACCCTGTGGTATCCGGCCAAGCAGCGGGACGGGGAGCGTGCGCCGTACATGACACCGAAGGAATCGGAGCTCGCCATGAGGCGCTATCGGGTCACGGGCGTCCCGGACGACACGCTGAGCAAGACGCGCACGAACGCCATCAAAGACGCCGAACCCACGGGGCGGAAGCTTCCGCTGGTGGTGCTCTCCCCCGGCTTCACCAATCCGATGAGCACGCTCACGTCCCTGGCCGAGGATCTGGCCAGCCGCGGGTACGTCGTGGCCGGGATCGACCACACCTACGAGAGCTACGCCACGACCCTGGCCGACGGGCGGGTCGCCGAGTGCATCGCCTGCGACAGCGACACCGACCCTGGCTTCGGCACGGGCGTGGTCCAGGGCCGGGCGGCCGACGTCTCCTTCGTGCTCGACCAGCTGAGGACGAAGTGGGACGGCTCCGACCGGATCGACCGCTCCAGGATCGCGATGGTGGGCCAGTCGATCGGCGGAGCCAGCGCGGTGGCGGCCATGGTGAAGGACTCCCGGGTACGGGCCGGGATCGACATGGACGGCACCACCTACGCCCGGATCCCCAAGAGCGGGTTCTCCCGGCCGTTCATGTTCCTAGGTTCACCGCAGCACGTCCCCGGAGGCCGCGACTCCACGTGGGACCGCGACTGGAAGCTGCTGACCGGGTGGAAGCGCTGGATCGTGCTGACGGGCGGGGAACATCAGTCCTTCACCGACGGCCCGGTGGTGGGGGGCGCCCTCGGCATCAAGTCCCCCTACGGCGTTCTGGCCGCGGCGCGCGCCGCCGAGCTCACGCGCACCTACGTGGCGGCCTTCCTCGACCAGCACCTGAAATCGCAGCGGCAGCCCCTCCTGGACAAGCCGTCACCGCGCTACCCCGAGGTCACGTTCTGCCCGGAGACCTGCGGTCGATCTTGA